GGAAATCTCTACGTTCAGGGCAATCAGGCGATTGATATTCTAGCGCTAAATCATCTAGCTAAAGGCACGCCGTTTCAGAGTGGTGGCGCTATGACATTTGTCAGCAATGGCAATATCTCAGGAGATTCGCACTTTGCCAGCGTTGGGCCATTCTCAATGCTTAATTTAGCAGGCGGGCCGGGTAATTTTATCAGTTGGTATGACCCGATTATCAGTTCTGAGAGCGATGTGTCCTTGGGAGATTACACCGGGGCATCTTTGAAAATAGAAACGCTAGGCAGCATTACTGCTGGGAATATTACTATCACTACGCCAGATACAACGCTGAGCGGTACCGACCCAGATATTGCTATTTTGACTAGCAGCCCCGCCTTAATTTTGCGGGCGGGAGTGGCTAAGTTGGTAAATCCAGTTTCTACGCCGATTGTCAATGCTGGGGGAACGGATATTAAGACACTTACCTACAACGCCACGAACCTCGGTGTGCTTAATGGAACCACTAACAGCAAAGCCACAAGCATCAATGATTCTGGTCAGGTGGTTGGTGCATCATATAATACTAACCTCGACCGCCAGGCTTTCCTCTACAGTAATGGCACGATGAACGGCATCGGCACTTTGCCTGGGGATACTTACAGCCAAGCCACAGCCATCAATAGCAATAGTGCTGGCCAGATACAGATAGCTGGTTATTCTGGTGGCAAAGTCGAACGCGCTTTCCTTTACAGTGACGGCGCGATGACCAACCTGGGCACGCTGGTTGGGGGTACTGGTGGTTACAGCCAAGCTTATGGCCTAAATAGTGTCGGCCAGGTGGTTGGTGAATCAACTGGCACTGGGCCTAATAGCCCCCGCGCATTTATCTACAGCGGCGGGACGATGAAAGACTTGGGGGCTTTGCCTGGGGGCACTTATAGCAGAGCCTATGGCATCAATGATTCCGGTCAAATTGTCGGTCGATCGAGTAGTCCTGGAGGCGATCGCGCTTATATCTATAGCAATGGCACAATGCAAGACTTGGGGACTTTGCCTGGGGGCACTTTCAGCTTTGCCTATGCCATAAATAAGTCGGGTCAAGCGGCTGGGATTTCAGGCAGCACGGGGGGCGATCGCGCTGTCCTCTACAGTAACGGTACGATAACTAACCTGGGCGTCTTACCTGGAGACGTTAAGAGCGGTGCTTCAGGCCTCAATAATCTTGGTGAAGTAGTTGGCGAATCGCGTGACGCCAGCGGCAACCCCGGTCGTGCTGTCCTCTACAGCAACGGCACGATAACCGACCTCAACTTGTTAGTTAAGCCAGGATCGGGGTTGGATAAGTTGACCAACGCACAAGTTATCAACGATCAACACCAAATCGCCGGAACTGCAATGATAGGGGGTCAATTTAGAGCCTTCCGCGCTGACCGCGTTACGACGCCGGGAGGTGGCATTACTGTCGGCAATATCTCAACCGCTGGCGGGCCAGTAATTCTGCAAGCACCAAAAATTAACGTCATTGGCTCATCAATTGCGTCGAATGGGGGTGCGATTAACATTGATGGCCCACTGTTACTCAATAGCACTACGGGTGCTGTCAACGTTAACTCTGGGGGTGGGAGCATCGCCTTCAATCAGTCGGTGAATGGCGCTCAAAATTTGAGTGTAGATGCTGGAACGGGGAATATCGACTTTAAGGGTGCGGTAGGCGATACTGCTGCTTTAGCCAGTTTGAATATTAACAGCGGTAAAGAGATTAATGTAGGAAGCATCAATGCAACTGGCGCGGTGGGTATAAAAATCAGTGGCAACATTCAGACGGGCGATGTTAGAAGTAATGGCCTCAGTCTCTCCAGCAGCGGGGGTACGGTTACTATCCCCGGCAATATTACCAGTACTGGGGGAGCGCTACTTTTTCAAGGGCTTCAGATTAATATTACTAGCTCATCGATTGTCTCCAATGGAGGTGCAATAACTTTCGATGGCGCAACACAGCTAGCGAGCAGCACGGGTGCTGTCAATATTAATTCAGGCGATGGTGATATCAGCTTCAAAAGCACTCTAGATGGCAAACAAGATTTGACCTTAAGCTCTGGTAAAGGCAATATCACCTTTAATGGGGCGGTAGGTAGTATCAATCCTTTAGACGACTTTATTGTTAGCGAGTCTAAGGACTTCTTTGCAGGAATATTTAATGCAACTGGCACGGTAGGCGTAAAAGCGAGCGGCAATATTCAGGCGGGCGATATTAGCAGCGATGGCCTTATTTTTGCCAGCAGCGGTGGTGAAATTAATCTCCCTGGCAATATTTTCAGCTTAGGCGGGCCGTTACTTTTTCAAGGTACGAAGATTAATATTAATACCTCATCGATTGTCTCGAATGGAGGCGCGATCGCTTTCGATGGCCCGACTTTTCTCAATAGCAGTTCTGGTGCTGTCAACATCAGTTCAGGAGATGGTGATATTGCTTTCAAAAATACATTAGATGGCAATCAAGATTTAAGTTTAAGTGCTGGTACTGGGAATATCGCTTTTCAAGGAGTAGTTGGTAGCACCAAGGCTTTAGATAACTTGACTGTTAGCAGCGCTAAAGATGTTGGTGCAGCAGACATAACTACTGCTGGAAAGGTAGAAATCAAAGACAGCGGCAATATTAATACTGGGAATATCTCCGCCAATCTAGGAATTAGTCTTACCAGCACTGATGGCAATATTAATACCGTCAAGTTAAGTTCTAGCTCCAATCAAGATAGCGCGATCGCACTTTCTAGTCAAAAAGGAAGTGTCAGCAGTGGCGATATTACTTCGGCTGGAAAGGTAGAAATCACAGACGGGGGCAATATTAATACGGGGAATATATCCGCCAGTCTAGGGATTAGTATGACGAGTGCTGGAGGAAATATTAATACCCGCAACCTAAACTCTAGCTCCGGTTCAGATAGCGCGATCGCACTTTCTAGTCAAAAAGGAACTGTGACTGGCGATATCAATTCGGCTGGTAAGGTACAAATAACAGATAGCGGCAACATTAATACGGGGAATATCTCCGCCAATGAGGAGATTAATCTTAAAAGTACTGGCGGCAGTATTAGTACCATCAACTTAACCTCTAATTCCAATCTAGATAGCGCGATCGCACTTTCTAGTCAAAAAGGAACTGTGACTGGCGATATCAATTCGGCTGGGAAGGTGGAAATAACAGACATTGGCAATATTAATACGGGCAATATATCCGCCAGTCTAGGGATTAGTCTTACCAGCACTGAGGGGAATATTAATACCATCAACCTCAAATCTAGCTCCGGTTCAGATAGCGCGATCGCACTTTCTAGTCAAAAAGGAACTGTGACTGGCGATATCAATTCGGCTGGGAAGGTGGAAATAACAGACATTGGCAATATTAATAGCGGTAATATTGCCGCAAATGGGGGGATTAATCTTAAAAGTACTGACGGCAATATCAATACCCGCAACCTCAACTCTAGCTCCAGTCAGGATAGTGGAGCAGCGATCGCACTTTCTAGTGAAAAAGGAAGTGTCACCAGTGGCGATATTACTTCAACGGGAAACTTATCAGGCGGGGATATAAATGTTATTGGTAAGCTGGGAATTACAACAGGACAGATCGACTCAAGCCAGACGGGTGTCGCGCCTGCTGATGCCGAAGGTAAAGCAGGTAATGTTACTCTCAAATCGGACAAAAATATTGTAGTTGGCTACATTAATGCCCAAGGTGGAAGTGTTGGCACTGGAGGTAAAGTTGACATTACAACGGCGGAATTTTTCCAGGCTAACTCCACGTTAACAGACCAAAATGGAGTAGAAGCAAGCATTTCTACCGCCGGGGGTAAGGAAGGCGGCGAGATTTTTATTCGACATGGAGGTAAAGGAACTACTCCATTCCAAGTGCAAATGAGCGATCGCTCAACTACCCCACCTAACGGTACTGTTGGTGCTATTACCAGCGGTAGTGAGAGAAAAATCTCGAATCAATCATTCGAGCATAGCTATACTCTGGGCAATATTCACATCATTACTGAATCCACACCAACGCCGTCACCAACGCCGTCACCAACGCCGTCACCGTCACCAACGCCGTCACCGTCACCAACGCCGAATGGAGCTTTACCCCCGTCCGCACGACCGATCGTACAGCCTACAGCACAGCCGTTGCCAACTGTAACCGTTCGACTGTCGGACGATCCCATCTTAAAGGTGGAGAAAGATATGTCTGATAGCGATCGCAGCCCAGAAGCAGAACAGTCCGACGCACCTTCAGAGGATAATCGCTCCTTTAGCGCTAACGCACCTACAGCACTACAGCCGCGATCGCTACCGCCTAATTCCAGTAAAACATCTGTCACCTTACCTGACGCAGAATTAGACTCCCTAGTAGCTGCAATGGAGGAGCCGCTTACCCGTCAGTTTGAGCAACACGCTGGTAAAACTCCTAGTACTCGCATTGCTACTCTGGCAACAGTTCAATCTAGCTTGAGCAGAATTCAAACAGTAACGGAAATAAAACCAGCGATCGTCTATATAGTTTTTGCTCCTGCAACGACCGCATCGAGATCGGCTTCTAAGAGTTTAATGAGATCTGCTTTGCCTAACACTGTTTCTTCTATGTTTGGCGAAGAAGCAAATTTTCCAGAACTAGCATCGAATCAGAGAGCGATCGCGCAATCCACAATCAAAGCGAAGCGTCCAAATAGAGACAACGAAAACCTGGAATTAGTAATAGTAACTTCGAGTGGCAGACCGATTCGCAAACAGGTGCCAGTCACGCGCCAGGAAGTCCTTAAAGCCGCTAACCAATTACGCAGTGAAATAACCAAAATCAGCAGAAAAGACAACTACCTCACGAGTTCTCGAAAACTCTATAAATGGCTCATAGAACCGATAGAAGCTGATTTAAACAGCCTCAATATCCAGAATCTTGTTTTTGTTATGGACAGCGGCTTGCGTTCTCTTCCCATCGCGGCTCTCCACGACGGTCAAAAGTTCTTAGTAGAGAAATATAGCGTCGGTTTGATGCCCAGCCTGAGCTTAACCGATACAACTTATGTCGATATTAAGAAGGCTGCTGTTCTGGCTATGGGAGCTAGTGTATTTCCAGCAGCGCAACGCCAAAAACCCTTACCCGCCGTTCCCATCGAGTTAGCAACTATTACCGAGGAACTGCGGCAAGGTAAATTCTTCCTCAACGAAGCTTTCACCTTGGAAAATTTAAAGGCGCAACGCCAGCAAAAACCAGCCCAGATCGTCCATTTAGCTACTCACGGTGAATTTAATTCAGGGGCGATTAGCCAATCTTACATACAACTATGGGATACCAAGCTGCGATTAGACCAAATCCGCCAGCTTGGTTTGCACAACCCCCCTGTAGAGTTATTGGTGTTGAGTGCGTGTCGCTCGGCTTTGGGTAATGAAGATGCAGAGTTGGGCTTTGCTGGTTTGGCTGTACAGGCGGGGGTAAAGTCGGCGATCGCTAGTTTGTGGTACGTCAGCGATGAAGGTACTTTTGGCCTAATGACAGATTTTTACCAAAAATTGCAGAAAGCTCCCATTAAAGCAGAGGCGTTACGACAAGCCCAAGTGGCGATGCTCAAAGGAGAGGTACGTCTGCAAAAAGGCTATCTTGTCACCTCTAGCGGCAATGTGCTACTCTCACCGGAACTAGCGAAGTTAGGCAACAAAGATCTGTCGCATCCTTACTATTGGGCGGCTTTCACGATGATTGGCAATCCTTGGTAAAAGTAAAAAGGCAAAAGAAGGAATTTTTTCTTTTTACTTGAAGGTATTTGACTTACAAAGGTCAAACCTTAACTTTTCTGGAGCTTATTTGGTTTTTGGGGAGCGATCGCCCAAACTAAGCGATCGCTGCGAAATTATATCCAACTCGCGAAATCACCCAAGCCTCTCTTGCTCAAATCGGGCGGAAATCCCCCATTTTAGCCTTAGCACTCGTTGCTAGTGAGTGCTAAATTGTCTAATGGAAGCGCGTACAAACTGGAAATGGCAAAAATAATTGCATTTAACGAAGAAGCACGGCGATCGCTAGAGCAGGGTGTGAATGCCCTGGCCGACGCCGTTAAGATTACCTTGGGGCCAAAAGGCCGGAACGTCCTTCTAGAGAAGAAGTTCGGCTCGCCCCAGATTGTCAACGATGGCATCACCGTTGCTAAAGAAATTGAACTGGAAGATCCGCTAGAAAATACTGGCGCTAGACTGATGCAGGAAGTCGCCTCCAAAACCAAAGACATCGCAGGTGATGGCACCACGACAGCGACTGTATTGGCACAGGCGATGATCAAAGAAGGTTTAAAGAACGTGGCGGCTGGAGCAAACCCAGTCAGCTTGCGACGAGGCATTGAAAAAACAATCGCTGCGTTGGTAGAAGAAATTGCGGCAATAGCAAAGCCAGTAGAAGGAAGCGCGATCGCTCAAGTCGCAACCGTCTCCGCTGGTAACGATGAAGAAGTCGGTGCAATGATTGCCACCGCTATGGAAAAAGTCACCAAAGACGGCGTGATCACCGTTGAAGAATCCAAATCCCTGACAACGGATCTAGATGTCGTCGAAGGGATGCAGATCGATCGCGGCTACATCTCCCCATACTTCATCACCGACAACGAGCGCATGGTGGTGGAATATGAAAACGTCCGCATCTTGATTACCGACAAGAAAATTAACTCCATCCAAGATTTAATTCCAGTCTTGGAAAAAGTTGCGCGGGGCGGTCAACCCTTGCTGATTATCGCCGAAGACATCGAAGGCGAAGCTTTAGCCACCTTAGTCGTCAACAAAGCGCGGGGTGTATTGAGCGTAGCAGCAATCAAATCGCCTGGATTTGGCGAACGCCGCAAAGCGATGTTGCAAGATATCGCCGTACTCACCAACGGTCAGCTAATCTCTGAAGAAGTTGGGCTTAGCCTCGATGCAGTTTCCCTGGAGATGCTGGGAACTGCTCGCAAAATCACCATTGATAAAGAGAACACCATTATCGTCGCTGGCGAAAAGACAGAAGACGTACAAAAGCGGATTGTCCAAATTCGCAAGCAGCTAGCAGAAACTGACTCTGATTACGACAGAGAGAAACTGCAAGAACGTATTGCCAAACTTGCTGGCGGCATCGCTGTAATTAAAGTGGGTGCAGCAACAGAGACGGAACTCAAAGACCGCAAACTGCGAATTGAAGACGCTCTCAACGCTACCAAAGCAGCCGTAGAAGAAGGTATCGTTCCTGGTGGTGGCACTACATTAATTCACCTCACCAAGAAAATAGCTGCAATTAAAAATCAGCTAGAAAATGACGAGAAGGTGGGTGCTGACATTGTGGGCAAAGCTTTAGAAGCGCCCTTGCGTCAGATGGCTGATAACGCTGGTGTCGAAGGTTCTGTAATTGTCGAGAAAGTGCGCGAAACCGATATCAATGTCGGTTACAACGCAGCTACCAATGAATTTGAAGATTTGATTGCTGCTGGAATTATTGACCCCGCTAAGGTCGTGCGTTCGGCATTGCAGAATGCTGGTTCTATTGCCGGAATGGTGATAACGACGGAGGCTTTAGTTGTCGAGAAGCCTGAGAAGAAAGCTGCTGGTGCGCCTGATATGGGCGGCATGGGCGGCATGGGCGGCATGGGCGGCATGGGCGGTATGGGCGGCATGGGCGGCATGGGCGGCATGGGGATGATGTAATTTGTTGTCCGTTGGGTGTTGCTGAATGCGATCGCCTAACGAGAGCTTATCGCCGTCTCTACAATAAAAATTGATTAAAGCGGCTTGTCCAAAGGGCAGGCTGCTTTTTTAGTAGCGATCGCTGGCTACCTTCATTGCCTTAGCCTTGTCCTAAGATTAGGATTGCAAATATCACCCACCGTTTATAGAACCTTATGTCAGAAAGACGCCCTCAGCCTAACGATGTATTTACCAAAGCCCATGAGGAAGATGATGAGGATGAGTTGTTTGGTTACTCTTACGACCAACCGGGTAGCATACCGGGCACTATAAGGCTTCCTGACGATGCCCCACCGCCCAAAATTATCTTAATTGACTACAACGAAACCAACCGCACTATGGTGGAACTGGAGTCGCCAGCCGCCTGTGCCCCTCATTTGGATACCGAGTCTGTTTCTTGGGTGGATGTGCTTGGTTTAGGCAATAAAAAGACTTGGGGGCAGATGAGTAAGGTTTTTAAGTTGCATCCTCTCGTTGTTGAAGATGTCGTTAATGTGCCCCAAAGACCTAAAGTTGAGGACTACGAAGAACATCTGGTAATTATTGCCAAGATGGTGATGCCAAAAGAAGGGGGAGATGGGTTTTACTCCGAGCAAGTTAGTTTTGTTTTGGGGAAACATTACTTGCTTACCGTCCAGGAGGAACCCGACCGAGATTGTTTTCAACCAGTGCGCGATCGCATTCGCA
The Microcoleus sp. FACHB-831 genome window above contains:
- a CDS encoding CHAT domain-containing protein, which gives rise to MKAASKRQSFYKVILPATGAIYCLSNAYSTTPAVAQSIIAAPDGTATLVTPNGNRIDISGGTLSGNGGNLFHSFGQFGLKEGEIANFLSNPAIQNILARVVNGHPCIINGLIQVTGGNSNLFLANPAGIVFGGGARLNVPAAFTATTANGIGIGTGWFNASGNNNYAALVGTPSAFAFTMNQPGAIINSGDLAVKEGQSLVLLGGTVVNSGKLSAPGGQLLVSAMPGESVLRISQPGHLLSLEVEKPNSWTLPILSLPQLLTGGGATNANTLQANSDGTVQLIGSGIKVEAGDAVIVNSSSHAGTATITAVRNLALVESQVSTTGDMNLVAANTVQIRDSVAQPFSATSGGNLYVQGNQAIDILALNHLAKGTPFQSGGAMTFVSNGNISGDSHFASVGPFSMLNLAGGPGNFISWYDPIISSESDVSLGDYTGASLKIETLGSITAGNITITTPDTTLSGTDPDIAILTSSPALILRAGVAKLVNPVSTPIVNAGGTDIKTLTYNATNLGVLNGTTNSKATSINDSGQVVGASYNTNLDRQAFLYSNGTMNGIGTLPGDTYSQATAINSNSAGQIQIAGYSGGKVERAFLYSDGAMTNLGTLVGGTGGYSQAYGLNSVGQVVGESTGTGPNSPRAFIYSGGTMKDLGALPGGTYSRAYGINDSGQIVGRSSSPGGDRAYIYSNGTMQDLGTLPGGTFSFAYAINKSGQAAGISGSTGGDRAVLYSNGTITNLGVLPGDVKSGASGLNNLGEVVGESRDASGNPGRAVLYSNGTITDLNLLVKPGSGLDKLTNAQVINDQHQIAGTAMIGGQFRAFRADRVTTPGGGITVGNISTAGGPVILQAPKINVIGSSIASNGGAINIDGPLLLNSTTGAVNVNSGGGSIAFNQSVNGAQNLSVDAGTGNIDFKGAVGDTAALASLNINSGKEINVGSINATGAVGIKISGNIQTGDVRSNGLSLSSSGGTVTIPGNITSTGGALLFQGLQINITSSSIVSNGGAITFDGATQLASSTGAVNINSGDGDISFKSTLDGKQDLTLSSGKGNITFNGAVGSINPLDDFIVSESKDFFAGIFNATGTVGVKASGNIQAGDISSDGLIFASSGGEINLPGNIFSLGGPLLFQGTKININTSSIVSNGGAIAFDGPTFLNSSSGAVNISSGDGDIAFKNTLDGNQDLSLSAGTGNIAFQGVVGSTKALDNLTVSSAKDVGAADITTAGKVEIKDSGNINTGNISANLGISLTSTDGNINTVKLSSSSNQDSAIALSSQKGSVSSGDITSAGKVEITDGGNINTGNISASLGISMTSAGGNINTRNLNSSSGSDSAIALSSQKGTVTGDINSAGKVQITDSGNINTGNISANEEINLKSTGGSISTINLTSNSNLDSAIALSSQKGTVTGDINSAGKVEITDIGNINTGNISASLGISLTSTEGNINTINLKSSSGSDSAIALSSQKGTVTGDINSAGKVEITDIGNINSGNIAANGGINLKSTDGNINTRNLNSSSSQDSGAAIALSSEKGSVTSGDITSTGNLSGGDINVIGKLGITTGQIDSSQTGVAPADAEGKAGNVTLKSDKNIVVGYINAQGGSVGTGGKVDITTAEFFQANSTLTDQNGVEASISTAGGKEGGEIFIRHGGKGTTPFQVQMSDRSTTPPNGTVGAITSGSERKISNQSFEHSYTLGNIHIITESTPTPSPTPSPTPSPSPTPSPSPTPNGALPPSARPIVQPTAQPLPTVTVRLSDDPILKVEKDMSDSDRSPEAEQSDAPSEDNRSFSANAPTALQPRSLPPNSSKTSVTLPDAELDSLVAAMEEPLTRQFEQHAGKTPSTRIATLATVQSSLSRIQTVTEIKPAIVYIVFAPATTASRSASKSLMRSALPNTVSSMFGEEANFPELASNQRAIAQSTIKAKRPNRDNENLELVIVTSSGRPIRKQVPVTRQEVLKAANQLRSEITKISRKDNYLTSSRKLYKWLIEPIEADLNSLNIQNLVFVMDSGLRSLPIAALHDGQKFLVEKYSVGLMPSLSLTDTTYVDIKKAAVLAMGASVFPAAQRQKPLPAVPIELATITEELRQGKFFLNEAFTLENLKAQRQQKPAQIVHLATHGEFNSGAISQSYIQLWDTKLRLDQIRQLGLHNPPVELLVLSACRSALGNEDAELGFAGLAVQAGVKSAIASLWYVSDEGTFGLMTDFYQKLQKAPIKAEALRQAQVAMLKGEVRLQKGYLVTSSGNVLLSPELAKLGNKDLSHPYYWAAFTMIGNPW
- the groL gene encoding chaperonin GroEL (60 kDa chaperone family; promotes refolding of misfolded polypeptides especially under stressful conditions; forms two stacked rings of heptamers to form a barrel-shaped 14mer; ends can be capped by GroES; misfolded proteins enter the barrel where they are refolded when GroES binds), which codes for MAKIIAFNEEARRSLEQGVNALADAVKITLGPKGRNVLLEKKFGSPQIVNDGITVAKEIELEDPLENTGARLMQEVASKTKDIAGDGTTTATVLAQAMIKEGLKNVAAGANPVSLRRGIEKTIAALVEEIAAIAKPVEGSAIAQVATVSAGNDEEVGAMIATAMEKVTKDGVITVEESKSLTTDLDVVEGMQIDRGYISPYFITDNERMVVEYENVRILITDKKINSIQDLIPVLEKVARGGQPLLIIAEDIEGEALATLVVNKARGVLSVAAIKSPGFGERRKAMLQDIAVLTNGQLISEEVGLSLDAVSLEMLGTARKITIDKENTIIVAGEKTEDVQKRIVQIRKQLAETDSDYDREKLQERIAKLAGGIAVIKVGAATETELKDRKLRIEDALNATKAAVEEGIVPGGGTTLIHLTKKIAAIKNQLENDEKVGADIVGKALEAPLRQMADNAGVEGSVIVEKVRETDINVGYNAATNEFEDLIAAGIIDPAKVVRSALQNAGSIAGMVITTEALVVEKPEKKAAGAPDMGGMGGMGGMGGMGGMGGMGGMGGMGMM